The following coding sequences are from one Arthrobacter sp. 24S4-2 window:
- the clpB gene encoding ATP-dependent chaperone ClpB, translating to MDAKFTTKSQEALSAAAMNASTAGNPQVEPAHLLKALMDQREGVAVALLRATGADADAVSVQASTAIKALPATSGSSTQQAQLSRPALQAIQNAKNEADKLGDTFVSTEVLLLGLSAGSDAVGRLMRDAGASHEALLAALPGVRGDRKVTSPDPENTFQALEKFGTDFTAMARSGKLDPVIGRDTEIRRIIQVLSRRTKNNPVIIGEPGVGKTAVVEGLAQRIVAGDVPESLRGKTLIALDLASMVAGAKYRGEFEERLKAVLEEIKNSDGQIVTFIDELHTVVGAGASGDSSMDAGNMLKPMLARGELRLIGATTLDEYRENIEKDPALERRFQQVYVGEPSVEDTIGILRGLKERYEAHHKVAIADSALVAAATLSNRYISGRQLPDKAIDLVDEAASRLRMEIDSAPEEIDQLRRQVDRLTMEELALANEKDAASVERLAALRADKADKKEALAALNARWEAEKAGLNRVGDLKAKLDELRSKADKAQREGDLETASRVLYGEIPALEHELNAAAEAESARVAGGGAKQELMVAEEVTADDIAEVISAWTGIPAGRMLQGESQKLLHMEEELGKRLIGQSKAVTAVSDAVRRARAGISDPNRPTGSFLFLGPTGVGKTELAKALADFLFDDERAMVRIDMSEYGEKHSVARLVGAPPGYVGYEEGGQLTEAVRRRPYSVVLLDEVEKAHPEVFDILLQVLDDGRLTDGQGRTVDFRNAILVLTSNLGSQFLVDQSLDAQAKRSAVMGTVNASFKPEFLNRLDEVVLFDALTVDELAQIVELQVAELGRRLHERRLALEVTDGARAWLAMSGFDSAYGARPLRRLVQREIGDRLAKAILAGDINDGDTVVVDIGSDVDELTVAGLEALVGPAGGAPAGTGLSVRRKD from the coding sequence TTGGACGCCAAATTCACCACCAAGAGCCAGGAGGCTCTTTCGGCAGCAGCCATGAACGCCTCCACGGCAGGGAACCCGCAGGTTGAGCCTGCCCATCTCCTCAAGGCGCTTATGGACCAGCGGGAGGGCGTCGCCGTCGCCCTGCTCCGTGCCACAGGCGCAGATGCGGATGCCGTCAGTGTCCAGGCCAGCACCGCCATCAAGGCACTGCCGGCAACGTCGGGAAGTTCCACGCAGCAGGCCCAGCTGTCCCGGCCCGCGCTGCAGGCAATCCAGAATGCCAAGAACGAAGCCGACAAACTCGGTGACACCTTCGTGTCCACCGAGGTCCTTCTGCTGGGGCTCTCCGCCGGCAGCGACGCCGTCGGGCGGTTAATGCGCGACGCCGGCGCCTCCCATGAGGCGCTGCTCGCCGCCCTGCCGGGCGTCCGCGGCGACCGCAAGGTCACCAGCCCGGATCCGGAAAACACCTTCCAGGCCCTGGAGAAGTTCGGTACGGATTTCACCGCGATGGCACGCTCGGGCAAACTGGACCCGGTGATTGGCCGCGACACGGAGATCCGGCGCATCATCCAGGTACTGAGCCGCCGCACCAAGAACAACCCCGTCATCATCGGCGAACCCGGGGTGGGCAAGACGGCCGTCGTCGAGGGTCTGGCGCAGCGCATCGTGGCCGGCGACGTTCCGGAAAGCCTCCGCGGAAAGACCCTGATCGCCCTGGACCTCGCCTCCATGGTGGCCGGAGCGAAGTACCGCGGCGAATTCGAGGAGCGGCTCAAGGCCGTCCTGGAGGAGATCAAGAACTCGGACGGGCAAATCGTCACGTTCATCGACGAGCTCCACACGGTGGTGGGGGCGGGCGCCAGCGGGGACAGCTCCATGGATGCCGGCAACATGCTCAAACCCATGCTGGCCCGCGGCGAGCTGCGCCTGATCGGTGCCACCACCCTGGACGAGTACCGCGAAAACATCGAGAAGGACCCGGCCTTGGAACGCCGCTTCCAGCAGGTCTACGTGGGCGAGCCGAGTGTGGAGGACACCATCGGCATCCTCCGCGGCCTCAAGGAGCGGTACGAGGCCCATCACAAGGTGGCCATCGCCGACTCCGCGCTCGTTGCCGCCGCCACGCTGTCCAACCGCTACATCTCCGGGCGGCAGCTGCCGGACAAGGCGATCGACCTGGTGGACGAGGCTGCGTCCCGCCTGCGCATGGAGATCGACTCCGCACCGGAGGAGATCGACCAGTTGCGGCGCCAGGTGGACCGGCTGACCATGGAGGAGCTGGCCCTGGCCAACGAGAAGGACGCCGCCTCTGTGGAGCGACTGGCTGCCCTGCGCGCGGACAAGGCGGACAAGAAAGAGGCGCTGGCCGCCCTGAACGCCCGCTGGGAAGCCGAAAAAGCCGGACTGAACAGGGTTGGCGACCTGAAGGCCAAGTTGGACGAGCTCCGTTCCAAGGCGGACAAGGCCCAGCGCGAAGGCGACCTGGAAACGGCGTCGCGCGTGCTGTACGGCGAGATTCCCGCGCTCGAACACGAACTGAACGCTGCCGCCGAGGCAGAGTCGGCACGGGTGGCCGGCGGCGGCGCCAAGCAGGAGCTCATGGTGGCCGAGGAAGTCACGGCGGACGACATTGCCGAAGTGATTTCCGCCTGGACCGGCATCCCCGCCGGACGCATGCTGCAGGGCGAAAGCCAGAAGCTCCTCCACATGGAGGAGGAACTCGGCAAGCGGCTGATCGGCCAGTCCAAGGCCGTGACTGCCGTGTCCGACGCCGTACGCCGCGCCCGGGCCGGCATCAGCGACCCCAACCGGCCCACCGGTTCGTTCCTGTTCCTCGGCCCCACCGGTGTGGGTAAGACTGAGCTGGCCAAGGCGCTGGCTGATTTCCTGTTCGACGACGAACGCGCCATGGTGCGGATTGATATGTCCGAATACGGCGAGAAGCACTCCGTGGCTCGGCTGGTCGGGGCGCCTCCGGGCTATGTGGGGTACGAGGAAGGCGGCCAGCTGACTGAAGCCGTCCGCCGTCGTCCGTACTCCGTGGTGCTGCTCGACGAAGTGGAGAAGGCGCACCCCGAAGTCTTCGACATCCTCCTGCAGGTGCTCGACGACGGCCGCCTCACCGACGGCCAGGGCCGCACCGTGGACTTCCGCAACGCAATCCTGGTGCTGACCTCCAACCTGGGCAGCCAGTTCCTGGTGGACCAGTCGTTGGACGCGCAGGCCAAGCGGAGCGCTGTGATGGGCACCGTGAATGCCTCCTTCAAGCCGGAGTTCCTGAACCGCCTGGACGAAGTGGTGCTCTTCGATGCCCTGACCGTGGATGAGCTCGCACAGATCGTGGAGCTGCAGGTGGCCGAGCTGGGCAGGAGACTGCACGAGCGCCGGCTCGCCCTTGAGGTGACCGACGGCGCCCGCGCCTGGCTTGCAATGTCCGGCTTCGATTCGGCCTACGGTGCGCGGCCCCTGCGCAGGCTGGTGCAGCGCGAAATCGGCGACCGCCTGGCCAAGGCCATCCTCGCCGGCGACATCAACGACGGGGACACCGTCGTGGTGGACATCGGGTCCGACGTCGATGAACTCACCGTTGCGGGGCTTGAGGCCCTGGTGGGGCCCGCCGGCGGCGCCCCCGCCGGCACCGGGCTGTCCGTGCGGCGAAAGGACTAG
- a CDS encoding carboxymuconolactone decarboxylase family protein, translating to MDQTRQADNPTSQHIFIDKENPSVWRALNGLGLKAREAADEAGIGRALTELLNVRISQINGCAYCLNMHVADAMKQGETSQRLAVLSAWRDTAVFTEKERAALTLAESITTLPDAHTRDREDAYAREHLSAAEYSAVSWLVITMNAFNRVSITSQHPVRREQQEPAPVRPDATETSAAR from the coding sequence ATGGACCAGACTCGCCAAGCCGACAACCCCACCTCGCAGCACATCTTCATCGACAAGGAGAACCCGTCCGTATGGCGGGCCCTGAACGGCCTGGGCCTGAAGGCACGTGAGGCGGCTGACGAAGCCGGTATCGGCCGGGCGCTTACCGAACTCCTCAACGTCCGCATTTCGCAGATCAACGGCTGCGCCTACTGCCTGAACATGCACGTTGCCGACGCTATGAAGCAGGGCGAGACCAGCCAGCGGCTCGCCGTTCTGTCCGCCTGGCGGGACACCGCCGTGTTCACCGAGAAGGAACGGGCGGCACTGACCCTGGCGGAGTCCATCACCACGCTTCCCGACGCCCACACGCGTGACCGTGAAGACGCCTACGCCCGCGAGCATCTCAGCGCCGCCGAATACTCGGCGGTCAGCTGGCTGGTAATCACCATGAATGCGTTCAACCGCGTGTCCATCACCAGCCAGCACCCTGTTCGCCGAGAACAGCAGGAACCGGCTCCGGTTCGCCCCGACGCAACGGAAACTTCCGCGGCGCGCTAG
- a CDS encoding FAD-binding oxidoreductase, whose protein sequence is MKWIRPDSPDYDESRKLFNAMIDRRPAVIAQCSTPGEVAEALQHARDNELAVAVRAGGHSVAGASTNDGGLVVDVRPMKSIRVDPENRTVTVGAGVTFGEFDRATQQHGLAMTGGRASTTGVAGFTLGGGSGWLERAYGFACDHLTSVDLVTAGGERVTTSAQENPELFWALHGGGGNFGVATSFKFALHKLGPTVQAGLMLWPGDAAPEVSRGYRDLALKAPDAVGSALVYLTAPPEPFVPEDMVGKLAVGMAFVFAGDAAEGAEQAKPYRGLGPAVDLVGDMDYADFQCMIDDPPNLYNYWSADYHDELSDDALDIIIDSAHSLPGPHSQQLIARWGGAVGGPAAALTPLQNRNANWVSHPFGIEETPERGQEAKAWVKHFRHDIAPYSTGGVWLNFIGDEGQARVQAAFGNENYARLSQVKREFDPDNVFRGNQNIPPAPA, encoded by the coding sequence ATGAAATGGATCAGGCCGGACAGCCCGGATTACGACGAATCACGGAAACTCTTCAATGCAATGATTGACCGGCGCCCGGCCGTCATTGCCCAGTGCAGCACACCCGGCGAGGTTGCCGAAGCCCTGCAGCATGCCCGCGACAATGAACTCGCCGTCGCCGTTCGCGCCGGTGGCCACTCCGTGGCTGGCGCGTCCACGAACGACGGCGGACTGGTTGTCGATGTACGCCCGATGAAGTCCATTCGCGTGGACCCGGAAAACCGCACCGTGACCGTCGGTGCCGGCGTCACCTTCGGTGAGTTCGATCGCGCCACGCAGCAACACGGACTGGCCATGACCGGCGGGCGTGCCTCCACTACGGGGGTGGCCGGCTTCACGCTGGGCGGCGGCTCCGGCTGGCTGGAACGGGCATACGGATTCGCCTGTGATCACCTGACTTCGGTGGACCTCGTCACGGCCGGCGGAGAGAGGGTAACTACCAGCGCTCAGGAGAATCCCGAACTGTTCTGGGCCCTGCATGGCGGGGGTGGAAACTTCGGTGTAGCCACGTCGTTTAAATTCGCCCTCCACAAGCTGGGCCCCACTGTCCAGGCCGGCCTGATGCTCTGGCCCGGCGACGCTGCGCCGGAGGTCAGCCGGGGTTACCGGGACCTGGCGCTCAAGGCGCCTGATGCCGTCGGGTCAGCCTTGGTGTACCTGACGGCCCCGCCGGAACCGTTCGTGCCGGAGGACATGGTGGGCAAACTGGCCGTGGGTATGGCATTTGTATTCGCAGGAGACGCAGCCGAAGGCGCGGAACAGGCAAAGCCCTACCGCGGGTTGGGTCCCGCCGTGGATCTTGTGGGCGACATGGACTACGCCGATTTCCAGTGCATGATCGATGATCCGCCCAACCTCTACAACTACTGGAGCGCCGATTACCACGACGAGCTCTCAGACGATGCGCTAGACATCATCATCGATTCAGCTCACAGCCTGCCTGGGCCGCATTCCCAACAGCTGATTGCCCGGTGGGGCGGAGCCGTGGGTGGGCCAGCTGCCGCTCTAACTCCCCTGCAGAACCGGAACGCCAACTGGGTCAGCCACCCGTTCGGCATCGAGGAGACCCCCGAACGCGGTCAGGAAGCCAAAGCGTGGGTGAAGCATTTCCGCCACGACATCGCGCCCTACTCCACGGGCGGCGTGTGGCTGAACTTCATCGGCGACGAAGGGCAGGCCCGCGTCCAGGCAGCCTTCGGAAACGAAAACTATGCCCGGCTGTCTCAGGTGAAACGCGAATTCGACCCCGACAACGTGTTCCGCGGAAACCAGAACATTCCGCCCGCCCCGGCATAG
- a CDS encoding HNH endonuclease signature motif containing protein: protein MRPAIRRPAAGRDPAASGGPGSAPPDPADDGSRNAPGFLRARLRISAAEARRRITLASAVLPRTGFTGHTEPPERPELAAAVAAGTIGSRPATIITLALDRVRHHAPDEALARMEHALTRTAAERDTDFLTRIARQWTDAIDQDGSEPSEEELRRRQGAFLRPARRGLHHLEIFATPDQYESLLTVMNTATNPRTPAKTTEGNDADADTATTTTTTNGAAADTGVMADTGTGTDGGSVADGGGGTGGGAGDSCDETGGNSGALDADLDLRTLPQRLLDGLIGACKAALATGTLPAAGGLRPQVMVTIDYRDLLEHTTNQGPRYRSRTADTSSGYNSTGSPGSAGHPDNAGYDDATGNHAGPATSCAPGEGPRDAGDHTDHGFDGFGSATAGHHGPTGIPGTGSFTFTGPVTAATVRKIACDAGIIPVLLGSEGRILDIGRTTRIFPPHIRKVITARDQGCAFPGCTIPAPWCEAHHITYWSHGGPTSTDNGTLLCSHHHHLIHKELWTIQVKTGIPWFIPPPHIDPHQQPQRNRYFKT from the coding sequence CTGAGGCCAGCGATCCGGCGGCCAGCGGCGGGCCGGGATCCGGCGGCCAGCGGCGGGCCGGGATCCGCCCCGCCGGATCCTGCGGATGACGGGTCCCGGAACGCCCCCGGGTTCCTCCGTGCCCGGCTGCGGATCAGCGCCGCTGAAGCACGCCGCCGGATCACTCTCGCATCGGCGGTGCTGCCCCGGACAGGGTTCACGGGCCACACGGAGCCCCCTGAGCGGCCCGAACTCGCCGCCGCCGTTGCGGCCGGGACCATCGGCTCCCGTCCCGCGACCATCATCACCTTGGCTTTGGACCGGGTCCGGCACCACGCCCCGGACGAGGCCCTGGCCCGGATGGAACATGCACTGACCCGCACCGCGGCCGAACGCGACACCGACTTCCTGACCCGCATCGCCCGCCAGTGGACCGATGCGATCGACCAGGACGGTTCGGAGCCTTCCGAGGAAGAACTCCGCCGCCGCCAGGGTGCGTTCCTCCGCCCGGCCCGCCGCGGACTGCACCACCTGGAAATCTTCGCCACCCCCGACCAGTACGAATCCCTCCTCACCGTCATGAACACCGCCACCAACCCCCGCACCCCGGCCAAGACCACTGAGGGCAACGACGCAGACGCGGACACAGCCACAACCACAACCACAACCAACGGTGCGGCGGCGGACACGGGCGTAATGGCGGACACCGGAACCGGCACGGACGGCGGTTCAGTGGCGGACGGCGGTGGCGGGACCGGCGGTGGCGCCGGGGACAGCTGCGATGAGACCGGCGGCAACAGCGGTGCACTTGATGCCGATCTGGACCTGCGCACCCTCCCGCAGCGGCTCCTCGACGGCCTCATCGGCGCGTGCAAGGCAGCCCTCGCCACCGGCACCCTCCCGGCCGCGGGCGGGCTACGGCCCCAGGTCATGGTCACCATCGACTACCGCGACCTCCTCGAACACACCACCAACCAGGGACCCCGCTACCGCTCCCGAACCGCAGACACCAGCTCCGGCTACAACAGCACGGGGAGCCCCGGCAGCGCTGGCCACCCCGACAACGCCGGCTACGATGATGCCACAGGAAACCACGCCGGCCCCGCAACGAGCTGCGCCCCGGGTGAGGGCCCGCGCGATGCGGGCGACCACACCGACCATGGCTTCGACGGCTTCGGAAGCGCTACAGCTGGGCACCACGGGCCCACCGGGATCCCGGGCACGGGGTCGTTCACGTTCACCGGCCCGGTCACCGCCGCCACCGTCCGGAAGATCGCCTGCGACGCCGGCATCATCCCCGTCCTGCTCGGCAGCGAAGGCCGCATCCTGGACATCGGCCGCACCACCCGGATCTTCCCGCCCCACATCCGCAAAGTCATCACCGCCCGCGACCAGGGCTGCGCCTTCCCCGGCTGCACCATCCCCGCACCCTGGTGCGAAGCCCACCACATCACCTACTGGTCACACGGCGGACCCACCAGCACCGACAACGGAACCCTGCTCTGCTCCCATCACCACCACCTCATCCACAAAGAACTGTGGACCATCCAGGTCAAAACCGGCATCCCCTGGTTCATCCCGCCACCCCACATCGACCCCCACCAACAACCACAACGAAACAGGTACTTCAAAACCTGA
- a CDS encoding N-acetyltransferase, protein MTTFEPFYEGSFRPTMGEAIFAVQHADWREEYARTIPGLHAPGAGKYVDVGEVEGTVAGFVSWQIDVAREHGEISILAVASGHRRARVGRQLCEHAMARMKNLGARIVEIGTGGDAFHAPARSLYESLGCAQIAVAVYFKEL, encoded by the coding sequence TTGACCACGTTCGAGCCCTTTTACGAGGGATCGTTCCGCCCGACGATGGGCGAGGCTATTTTCGCCGTCCAGCACGCTGACTGGCGCGAAGAATACGCCAGGACTATCCCCGGGCTGCATGCCCCTGGTGCCGGTAAGTATGTGGACGTGGGCGAAGTTGAGGGCACCGTCGCGGGATTCGTCAGCTGGCAGATAGACGTAGCCCGGGAGCATGGCGAGATCAGCATCCTCGCCGTGGCGTCTGGGCACCGGCGCGCCCGTGTGGGCCGGCAGCTGTGTGAGCATGCCATGGCCAGGATGAAGAACCTCGGGGCTCGAATCGTTGAGATCGGTACCGGAGGTGACGCGTTCCATGCCCCTGCCCGCAGCCTTTACGAAAGCCTGGGCTGCGCGCAGATTGCTGTTGCCGTCTACTTCAAGGAGCTATGA
- a CDS encoding DUF4031 domain-containing protein, which translates to MAVYLDPPLWPAHGTHFSHLISDTSLDELHRFAEAAGISERAFDGDHYDVSEARYDALVEAGAVPVEARILVRKLIASGLRIPARERGKALKVPLLNRWNAVLPGHDALFLDLLDRWGEEHRKYHGHTHLLSVLEALDLLTEPADPPRTVLLAAWFHDAVYRGIAGQDEEESARLAEDRLLHAGLSEDQAYEVGRLVRLTADHRPDAGDDDGSLLCDADLSVLGSEPRQYARYLSAVREDFAHIGDDDFAAGRAAVVRHLLELDPLFNTARGRDLWLDSAQRNLQGELNPKDGPA; encoded by the coding sequence ATGGCCGTCTACCTCGATCCGCCGCTCTGGCCAGCCCACGGAACCCACTTTTCGCACCTGATCTCGGACACGTCCCTCGACGAACTGCACCGCTTCGCCGAGGCCGCCGGCATTTCGGAACGGGCCTTCGACGGCGACCACTACGACGTGTCCGAGGCCCGCTATGACGCCCTCGTGGAGGCCGGTGCGGTCCCTGTGGAAGCGCGGATCCTGGTCCGCAAGCTGATCGCGAGCGGGCTCCGCATCCCCGCCCGCGAGCGCGGCAAGGCCCTCAAGGTGCCACTGCTTAACCGCTGGAACGCCGTGCTGCCCGGACACGACGCCCTTTTCCTGGACCTCCTGGACCGGTGGGGCGAGGAGCACCGGAAGTACCACGGGCACACCCACCTGCTGTCCGTCCTCGAGGCCCTGGACCTGCTGACAGAACCGGCCGATCCTCCCCGCACGGTACTCCTCGCCGCCTGGTTCCACGACGCCGTCTACCGCGGCATCGCCGGCCAGGACGAGGAGGAATCAGCCCGGCTGGCCGAGGACAGGCTCCTGCACGCCGGGCTGTCCGAGGACCAAGCGTACGAGGTGGGGCGGCTGGTCCGGCTCACTGCCGACCACCGGCCGGATGCCGGGGACGACGACGGCTCCCTCCTCTGCGACGCCGACCTGTCCGTCCTCGGCAGCGAACCCAGGCAGTACGCCCGGTACCTCAGCGCCGTCCGGGAAGACTTCGCGCACATTGGCGACGACGACTTCGCGGCCGGGCGGGCCGCCGTCGTCCGTCACCTCCTGGAACTGGACCCGCTGTTCAATACGGCCCGCGGCCGGGACTTGTGGCTGGATTCTGCACAACGCAACCTCCAAGGCGAACTCAACCCAAAAGACGGGCCCGCGTGA
- a CDS encoding 2-phosphosulfolactate phosphatase, with product MSEVPAAHRQLPFTVRFEWGPDGAMAVGPGAELAVVVDVLCFTTCVSVAVDRGAEVLPYRWKDNTAAEFAAEQGAVLAGRRGGPGVSLSPASLRDAQVLDRVVLPSPNGSALAHSLAGEVPRVAAVCLRNARATAEWAARNLPPAAVIAVVAAGERWPDGGLRPALEDHLGAGAFLAALPKYRRAGFSPEARWAMEAFLAAEPDLAESLLECSSGRELVFAGYQEDVEIAAELNGSAGVALLDDGAFRRP from the coding sequence GTGAGCGAGGTGCCCGCCGCGCACCGGCAGCTGCCATTCACGGTCCGCTTCGAATGGGGTCCCGACGGCGCCATGGCCGTGGGGCCCGGGGCCGAACTGGCCGTGGTGGTGGACGTCCTGTGCTTCACCACCTGTGTGAGCGTCGCCGTGGACCGCGGAGCCGAGGTGCTGCCCTACCGGTGGAAAGACAACACGGCGGCGGAGTTCGCCGCGGAGCAAGGGGCGGTGCTGGCCGGCCGCCGCGGCGGGCCTGGCGTGAGTCTGTCTCCCGCCAGCCTGCGGGACGCGCAGGTCCTGGACCGGGTGGTGCTGCCCTCGCCCAACGGCTCCGCGCTGGCCCACTCCCTGGCGGGAGAGGTTCCCCGCGTGGCGGCCGTCTGCCTGCGTAATGCCCGCGCCACAGCGGAATGGGCTGCCCGGAACCTGCCGCCGGCCGCGGTGATCGCCGTCGTTGCGGCCGGCGAAAGATGGCCCGACGGCGGACTTCGCCCGGCGCTCGAGGACCACCTGGGCGCCGGCGCCTTCCTGGCCGCCCTCCCCAAGTACCGCAGGGCAGGCTTTTCCCCCGAAGCCCGCTGGGCCATGGAGGCGTTCCTGGCGGCGGAGCCGGACCTCGCTGAATCGCTGCTGGAATGCTCCAGCGGACGGGAGCTAGTGTTCGCCGGCTACCAGGAGGACGTGGAAATCGCAGCGGAACTCAACGGGAGCGCCGGCGTCGCACTTCTCGACGACGGCGCGTTCCGCCGGCCGTAA
- a CDS encoding SRPBCC domain-containing protein, producing MVDKAGSATEVSSQPSAPDDAMLVITRDFAAPIRVVWSALTDLDQAPAWWGPRGFHTPRETIEADFEVGGMYRACMIREATGEKLWWSGIHTEIDPPHRFVFTHAWDNADGTRGFETEVTFELEETGPDTTRMTFTQGPFDTNENRDGHGAGWGESLDRLAEHIGSAG from the coding sequence ATGGTTGACAAAGCAGGATCCGCAACGGAAGTTTCTTCGCAGCCCTCGGCGCCGGATGACGCCATGCTGGTGATCACCCGCGACTTCGCAGCGCCCATCCGCGTGGTGTGGTCCGCGCTCACGGACCTTGACCAGGCTCCGGCGTGGTGGGGTCCTCGCGGCTTCCACACGCCGAGGGAAACCATCGAGGCCGACTTTGAAGTAGGCGGCATGTACCGCGCCTGCATGATCAGGGAAGCCACCGGGGAGAAGCTCTGGTGGAGCGGGATCCACACCGAAATCGATCCCCCGCACCGCTTCGTGTTTACCCATGCCTGGGACAACGCGGACGGAACCCGGGGCTTCGAAACCGAAGTGACCTTCGAACTCGAGGAAACAGGCCCGGACACCACCCGGATGACTTTCACCCAGGGGCCCTTCGACACTAACGAGAACCGCGACGGGCATGGCGCCGGCTGGGGCGAGTCCCTCGACCGTTTGGCCGAGCACATCGGCAGCGCGGGCTGA
- a CDS encoding helix-turn-helix transcriptional regulator translates to MAADQLSMIFAALADPTRRAILARLASGDATVSELAEPFEISLPAISRHLKVLEAAGLISRSRSAQWRSSRLEAGPLREATQWMDTYRGFWDSSFDRLDAHLKRIQSQETEDESNG, encoded by the coding sequence ATGGCGGCTGATCAGCTCAGCATGATCTTCGCGGCACTGGCAGATCCTACGCGGCGGGCAATCCTGGCGCGCCTAGCCAGCGGCGATGCCACGGTCAGCGAGCTGGCGGAGCCGTTCGAGATCAGCCTCCCGGCCATTTCCAGGCACCTGAAGGTACTGGAGGCCGCCGGGCTGATTTCCCGCAGCCGTTCCGCGCAATGGCGGTCCAGCCGCCTTGAGGCCGGTCCCCTCCGGGAAGCCACCCAGTGGATGGACACGTACCGCGGGTTCTGGGACTCCAGCTTCGACCGCCTGGACGCGCACCTCAAGAGAATCCAATCCCAGGAAACCGAGGATGAGTCAAATGGTTGA
- a CDS encoding YccF domain-containing protein, producing the protein MKTLLNIIWLVFGGLWLALGYFLAGVICCLLIVTIPWGIASFRIASYTLWPFGRMVVDKPGGNGVFALMGNVIWLLVAGIWIAIGHVVTAFAMAVTIIGIPLAIANLKLIPVSLMPLGKQIVPTDRPFISSYR; encoded by the coding sequence ATGAAGACATTGCTCAACATCATTTGGCTGGTATTCGGCGGACTCTGGCTGGCCCTGGGCTATTTCCTCGCTGGGGTCATCTGCTGCCTGCTTATCGTGACGATCCCGTGGGGCATCGCATCCTTCCGGATTGCCTCCTACACGCTGTGGCCGTTCGGACGCATGGTTGTGGACAAGCCGGGCGGCAATGGCGTGTTTGCGCTGATGGGCAACGTGATCTGGCTGCTGGTCGCCGGCATCTGGATCGCGATCGGCCATGTGGTGACGGCGTTCGCCATGGCCGTCACCATCATCGGCATCCCGCTGGCCATCGCCAACCTGAAGCTCATCCCGGTTTCGCTGATGCCCCTCGGCAAACAGATCGTGCCCACGGACCGGCCGTTCATCAGCAGCTATCGCTAA
- a CDS encoding magnesium and cobalt transport protein CorA: protein MTIVDNAVYVDGRRTADPEGLEETYFLLRQREGMAWIGLYRPDAHELRSVADEFDLSHLAVEDALTGHQRAKLEHYGDTLFLVLRPARYLDDVEKVEFGEIHVFVGQDFVVTVRHAESPDLARVRRRMEGEPDFLALGPDAVLYAILDQVVDEYEPVAAGLENDIDEIEDDLFSGDPDVSRRIYELSRQVIMFQRGTSPLAGIMQALITGSHEHRPGPELQDHLRDVLDHVLRLGERTASFRALLQNALTVNAALVAQRQNDEMRRLTESSFAQSEQVKRISSWAAILFAPTLVGTIYGMNFRTMPELDWIFGYPMALGLMAAMGVALYAAFRHNKWI from the coding sequence GTGACCATAGTTGATAACGCCGTCTATGTGGACGGCAGGCGCACAGCCGATCCGGAGGGGCTGGAAGAGACGTACTTCCTGCTGCGGCAGCGTGAGGGCATGGCCTGGATCGGGCTGTACCGGCCGGACGCGCACGAGCTGCGCTCTGTTGCCGACGAATTCGACCTCAGCCACTTGGCGGTGGAGGACGCCCTGACCGGGCACCAGCGGGCGAAGCTGGAGCACTACGGCGATACCCTGTTCCTGGTGCTGCGCCCCGCCCGCTACCTCGACGACGTCGAAAAGGTCGAGTTTGGCGAGATCCACGTTTTCGTTGGCCAGGATTTCGTGGTGACCGTCCGGCATGCCGAGTCACCGGACCTGGCACGCGTCCGCCGGCGGATGGAAGGTGAACCTGACTTCCTGGCGCTGGGACCGGACGCGGTGCTGTACGCCATCCTGGACCAGGTGGTGGATGAGTATGAGCCTGTGGCCGCCGGGCTGGAAAACGACATCGACGAGATCGAGGATGACCTCTTCAGCGGCGACCCTGATGTCTCACGCCGGATCTATGAACTTTCCCGCCAGGTCATCATGTTCCAGCGCGGAACGAGTCCACTGGCGGGCATCATGCAGGCCCTCATCACGGGATCGCACGAGCACCGGCCCGGGCCGGAGCTTCAGGACCACCTCAGGGACGTCCTGGATCACGTCCTGCGCCTGGGCGAACGCACCGCGTCCTTCCGCGCCCTGCTCCAGAACGCACTCACGGTTAATGCTGCGTTGGTGGCGCAGCGGCAAAACGATGAAATGCGGCGCCTGACTGAATCCAGCTTCGCCCAAAGCGAGCAGGTTAAACGCATCTCCTCCTGGGCCGCCATCCTCTTCGCACCTACCCTGGTGGGCACCATCTACGGAATGAATTTCCGCACCATGCCCGAGCTGGACTGGATCTTCGGCTACCCCATGGCCCTGGGCCTGATGGCCGCCATGGGCGTAGCCTTGTACGCGGCCTTCAGGCACAACAAATGGATCTGA